One window of Leptospira barantonii genomic DNA carries:
- a CDS encoding PLP-dependent aminotransferase family protein has product MNENRFLFSDRILKSNRSFIREILKVTSHPEIISFAGGHPDPDLFPVQELAASTESAFQKYGSKLLQYGISEGFTPLREKIFERYYKNINYSLGPENILITTGSQQALDLIGKVFINPGDSILIERPGYLGAIQAFSLYEPNLVGIPMESDGLDPEFLKTVFRDVDPKFLYSNPTFQNPTGKTLPLDKRKRISEILKKENCIFIEDNPYGEIRFDEEILQSVQSFYPEGTVSLGTFSKTLTPGFRVGWICAPKEIMDRLLIAKQASDLHSNLLSQIVLDEYLNRYDLNLQIEKTRSSYRIKKECMEEFLNRTMIDFADWVSPKGGMFFWLKLKDGVRSMELFDVAIANNVAFVPGIPFYADKPEPDTMRINFSHSSLDAIEMGIDRIAESVRKISKIHV; this is encoded by the coding sequence ATGAACGAGAATCGATTTTTGTTTTCGGATCGGATCTTAAAGTCGAACCGTTCCTTTATCCGTGAAATTTTAAAAGTGACTTCTCATCCCGAAATCATTTCGTTTGCGGGGGGTCATCCCGATCCGGACTTATTTCCGGTTCAAGAACTTGCGGCTTCCACGGAATCAGCGTTTCAAAAATACGGATCGAAACTTCTTCAATACGGAATTTCGGAGGGGTTCACTCCGCTTCGGGAAAAAATTTTCGAGAGATATTATAAAAACATAAACTACTCTTTGGGACCGGAAAATATTTTGATTACCACCGGTTCTCAACAGGCCTTGGATTTGATCGGAAAAGTTTTTATCAATCCGGGAGATTCGATTCTCATTGAAAGACCGGGATACTTGGGCGCGATCCAAGCGTTCTCCTTATACGAACCGAACTTGGTCGGAATTCCGATGGAAAGCGACGGATTGGATCCGGAATTCTTGAAAACGGTTTTCCGCGACGTCGATCCTAAATTCTTATATTCGAATCCTACGTTTCAGAATCCGACCGGAAAGACGTTGCCCCTCGACAAAAGAAAACGAATCTCCGAAATTTTGAAAAAGGAGAATTGTATTTTCATAGAGGACAATCCTTACGGAGAGATTCGTTTTGATGAGGAGATTCTTCAGAGCGTTCAATCCTTTTATCCCGAAGGAACGGTCAGCTTGGGAACTTTTTCCAAAACCTTAACTCCGGGTTTCAGAGTCGGTTGGATCTGCGCTCCAAAAGAAATTATGGATCGACTTTTGATCGCAAAACAGGCGAGCGATCTTCATTCCAATCTGCTTTCCCAGATCGTTTTGGACGAGTATTTGAATCGATACGATTTGAATTTACAGATCGAAAAAACCCGTTCTTCGTATCGAATCAAGAAGGAATGTATGGAAGAATTCTTAAATCGAACTATGATCGACTTTGCGGATTGGGTTTCTCCGAAAGGAGGAATGTTTTTCTGGCTCAAGTTAAAAGACGGAGTTCGATCCATGGAATTGTTCGACGTCGCGATCGCAAACAATGTGGCTTTCGTTCCGGGCATTCCATTTTATGCGGACAAACCCGAGCCCGATACGATGCGAATCAATTTTTCCCATTCTTCTTTGGACGCGATCGAAATGGGAATTGATCGTATCGCGGAATCGGTTCGTAAAATTTCCAAAATTCACGTTTAG
- a CDS encoding PhzF family phenazine biosynthesis protein: protein MKLRILQIDAFAEKVFQGNPAAVCPLQEWISDDLMQKIALENNLSETVFFVREGDSYRIRWFTPLREVDLCGHATLATAYHLFFQDGLAGDRIRFQSASGELNVFKNENILYLDFPSRKPNKTEIPKSILNSFSIAPAEVFKSRDYMLVYENETQLRNVTCSVEGLRDMDALGVILTCPGNGEFDFLSRFFSASIGLAEDPVTGSSHCTLIPFWSERLGKKNLKAFQASSRGGKLFCEDLGDRVRIGGVCVPYLEGWIEV from the coding sequence ATGAAACTGAGAATTCTCCAAATCGACGCTTTTGCGGAAAAAGTCTTTCAGGGAAATCCCGCCGCCGTATGTCCCTTACAGGAATGGATTTCGGACGACCTCATGCAAAAGATCGCCTTGGAAAATAATCTGAGCGAAACCGTATTTTTTGTTCGAGAAGGGGATTCGTATCGAATTCGTTGGTTTACTCCTTTGCGCGAGGTCGATCTTTGCGGTCACGCGACTTTGGCGACCGCTTATCATTTGTTTTTTCAAGATGGTCTGGCCGGCGATCGAATTCGTTTTCAATCCGCTTCGGGAGAATTAAACGTATTCAAAAATGAGAATATTCTTTATTTGGACTTCCCATCCCGAAAACCGAACAAGACCGAAATCCCGAAATCGATCCTGAATTCTTTTTCGATTGCTCCGGCGGAAGTTTTCAAATCCAGGGATTACATGCTTGTTTACGAAAACGAAACCCAACTCAGAAACGTAACTTGTTCAGTCGAAGGTTTGCGGGATATGGATGCGTTAGGCGTCATTCTTACCTGTCCGGGTAACGGAGAATTCGATTTTTTATCCCGATTCTTTTCCGCGAGCATAGGTTTGGCGGAAGATCCGGTAACGGGTTCTTCTCACTGTACGTTGATTCCTTTTTGGTCCGAGCGTTTAGGTAAAAAAAATCTGAAAGCGTTTCAAGCATCGAGCCGAGGAGGGAAACTTTTCTGCGAAGATTTGGGAGATAGAGTTCGAATCGGAGGAGTTTGTGTTCCCTATTTGGAAGGATGGATCGAAGTATGA
- a CDS encoding PLP-dependent aminotransferase family protein translates to MNILTSTDQNSKYETIAGTLKVMLESGVLRAGDKLPSLRKISLEKKVSISTVLQAYELLENEGYIESKPKSGYVVLARKGTSKIPTMPKKPKLVSSFGIDERISSLIDSLQNPDILPLGTGIPEKEYLPIPSLHKNLKKAILMADSHNYQNSQGYPGLRKQLSLRSSLQGVATHESEIIVTNGCQDALNLCIQVLTKPGDLIAVESPVYFGILQSVQRLGRKLIEIPVNPIHGMSLSHFEEALNRYPIQCVIINPNFQNPTGSLLSNENKKILVDLCAGKNIPIIEDDIYGDLYFTASRPLSLKSFDKKENVYKISSYSKIISPDLRIGWIVPGKKGPELQKEIKLSRLALPSIPQIALSEYLKTSYERNLKTLRRNLSSNLAKIRESVLKHFPESTYISNPQGGLVFWIELPDKIDSLLLQNEAWKHNVSIAPGPIFSGTGNFRNFLRLSGGVRLTSKVEEKIKTLGKLASKLRV, encoded by the coding sequence ATGAACATTTTAACCAGTACAGATCAGAATTCTAAATACGAAACGATCGCCGGGACCTTAAAAGTTATGTTGGAATCTGGCGTTCTACGCGCGGGGGACAAACTTCCTTCCTTAAGAAAGATTTCTTTGGAAAAGAAGGTGAGCATTTCTACCGTATTGCAGGCTTACGAACTTTTGGAAAACGAAGGTTATATAGAATCGAAACCGAAATCGGGTTATGTCGTTCTCGCAAGAAAGGGAACTTCTAAAATTCCTACCATGCCCAAAAAACCGAAACTCGTTTCATCGTTCGGAATCGACGAACGGATTTCTTCGCTCATTGATTCATTACAAAATCCTGATATTCTTCCCTTAGGAACCGGAATCCCCGAAAAGGAATATCTTCCGATTCCATCGCTTCATAAAAATTTGAAGAAAGCGATTCTTATGGCGGACAGTCATAACTATCAAAATTCTCAGGGATATCCCGGCTTGAGAAAACAATTGTCCCTTCGTTCCTCGTTGCAGGGAGTTGCCACTCACGAATCCGAAATCATCGTGACCAACGGATGTCAGGATGCGCTCAATCTTTGCATTCAGGTTCTTACAAAACCCGGCGACTTGATCGCGGTTGAATCTCCCGTTTACTTCGGAATTTTACAAAGCGTTCAAAGACTCGGAAGAAAGCTGATCGAAATTCCGGTCAATCCGATTCATGGAATGAGTCTTTCCCATTTCGAGGAAGCTCTCAATCGTTATCCGATCCAATGTGTGATCATCAATCCGAACTTTCAAAACCCGACGGGCAGTCTTCTTTCCAACGAAAACAAAAAGATCTTAGTCGATCTTTGTGCGGGTAAAAATATTCCGATCATCGAAGACGATATTTACGGCGATCTATACTTCACGGCTTCGAGACCTCTTTCGTTGAAGTCCTTTGATAAAAAGGAAAACGTATATAAGATTTCTTCTTATTCTAAGATCATTTCACCCGATCTGAGAATCGGTTGGATCGTTCCCGGAAAAAAAGGTCCCGAACTTCAAAAAGAAATCAAACTTTCAAGACTTGCGCTTCCTAGCATTCCTCAAATCGCGTTGAGCGAATACTTAAAGACTTCTTACGAAAGAAATTTAAAAACCTTGAGAAGAAATCTTTCTTCCAATCTTGCAAAGATCCGAGAATCCGTTCTGAAACATTTTCCGGAATCGACTTACATCTCGAATCCGCAAGGTGGTCTTGTGTTTTGGATAGAACTTCCGGATAAGATCGACAGTCTTCTTTTGCAAAACGAAGCGTGGAAACACAACGTATCGATCGCACCCGGCCCGATTTTTTCGGGAACTGGAAATTTTAGAAATTTCCTAAGACTCAGCGGTGGGGTTCGATTGACTTCCAAGGTCGAGGAAAAAATCAAAACGTTAGGAAAGTTGGCGTCCAAACTCCGTGTTTAA
- a CDS encoding acyltransferase family protein: MKTKILDYFFGVFKKDPKEIESLNGLRAFSILIVLFFHLWENNTHRFLENGLVTKTTLESILSMRHFMDLFFLLSGLLIYAGLFRVYEKYSTINIREFYLKRILRIYPAYYTVLIITFLFSLVIYNEMKVKTNPNEVELFVLNRAAEAIANPWSDIFLFSNYNPNRMFEFGWSLSLEQHFYIVLPFLCSFLLFKLPFQKRILVLLAIYIVPIFFRIYHFYNGPIGGIYYATHTRFDALFVGIIAFEIFNQRYFDKWNGLHAFLLFIGSVVLFFIGVQIRKNELLSHTLSYNVYHVVFILLTFSAMIPSSPVYKFFASIVFRPISRLSYTIYLWHGVLAIRFVRKEMGLDSLSWTGFFSIYVIVCLKIFLVCWILYLIIERPFHNMKIKIDKVHPTGDKI, encoded by the coding sequence ATGAAGACTAAGATTCTAGATTATTTTTTCGGCGTATTTAAAAAAGATCCCAAAGAGATCGAATCATTAAACGGACTAAGAGCCTTTTCGATCTTAATCGTTCTCTTCTTCCATTTATGGGAGAACAACACGCATCGTTTTTTGGAAAACGGACTCGTTACCAAAACGACTCTGGAGTCGATCCTGAGTATGCGTCACTTTATGGATTTATTTTTTCTTTTGAGCGGGCTCCTGATCTACGCGGGTTTATTTCGCGTTTATGAAAAGTATTCCACGATCAACATCCGTGAATTTTATCTCAAAAGAATTTTAAGAATTTATCCCGCTTATTACACGGTCTTGATCATCACGTTTTTATTCTCGCTTGTGATCTACAACGAAATGAAAGTGAAAACGAATCCGAACGAAGTGGAATTGTTCGTGTTAAATCGCGCGGCCGAAGCGATCGCGAATCCTTGGTCCGATATTTTTCTTTTTTCCAATTACAACCCGAATCGTATGTTCGAATTCGGTTGGTCCCTTTCCCTCGAACAACATTTTTATATCGTTCTCCCGTTTCTTTGTTCGTTTCTGCTTTTTAAACTTCCGTTTCAAAAAAGAATTTTGGTGTTATTGGCGATCTACATTGTCCCTATATTCTTTCGGATCTACCATTTCTACAACGGACCGATCGGCGGAATTTATTACGCGACACATACTCGTTTCGACGCGCTTTTCGTGGGAATCATCGCATTCGAAATCTTCAATCAAAGATACTTCGATAAGTGGAACGGGTTACACGCGTTTCTTCTTTTTATAGGTTCTGTAGTTTTGTTTTTTATCGGAGTTCAAATCCGTAAGAACGAACTCTTGTCTCATACTCTGAGTTACAACGTGTACCACGTGGTTTTTATTCTTCTTACATTCTCGGCGATGATTCCATCGAGTCCGGTTTATAAATTTTTCGCATCGATCGTGTTCAGACCGATTTCAAGATTGAGTTATACGATTTATCTTTGGCACGGAGTTTTGGCGATTCGATTCGTTAGAAAGGAAATGGGATTGGACAGTCTTTCTTGGACTGGTTTCTTTTCGATCTACGTGATCGTTTGCCTAAAAATCTTTTTGGTTTGTTGGATTCTTTATTTGATTATCGAAAGACCGTTTCACAACATGAAAATCAAAATCGACAAGGTGCATCCGACCGGCGATAAGATTTAA
- the purF gene encoding amidophosphoribosyltransferase, producing MSRIPDKSRVRRQAQDDKPKDECAIFGIFNSPEASNFTYLGLYSMQHRGQESSGIVSSDGEHLYRYAGMGLVANIFTETKLKELQGNSAIGHNRYSTTGASFLRNAQPLRVESHLGAVSLAHNGNLVNSWELRSQLEKEGSIFQTTIDSEVIVHLMARSGESDFLSALSSALKKVRGAYSLVILTKSQLIAVRDPNGFRPLVMGRREDGAIVFASETCAFDITDTKYERDVEPGEMIVVDKNGVNSYYPFPKATPSLCIFEYIYFARPDSNIFGESVYKVRKNLGRFLARELPVEADVVIPVPDSASIAALGYAEESGISYQSGLIRSHYIGRTFIEPDQKIRDFGAKIKYNVVRNVVEGKRVIVVDDSIMRGTTSRKIIKMIRNAGAKEIHLRVSAPPTISPCYYGIDIPTHNELIAATHTIEEIRKYLRVDSIAYLSVESMNRAVLDHKGGGFCNACFTAQYPVEFQSEIGNQKSLFKEYQVEERAVY from the coding sequence ATGAGTCGAATTCCCGATAAATCCAGAGTAAGAAGACAAGCCCAGGATGACAAACCAAAAGATGAATGTGCGATTTTTGGTATATTTAATTCTCCGGAAGCATCCAATTTCACATATTTAGGTCTTTACTCGATGCAACATCGGGGCCAGGAATCGAGCGGAATCGTTTCCTCCGACGGGGAGCACCTCTACCGCTACGCCGGAATGGGTTTGGTCGCCAATATCTTTACCGAAACCAAGCTCAAAGAACTTCAGGGCAATTCCGCGATCGGCCACAATCGTTATTCTACCACCGGAGCGAGCTTTTTAAGAAACGCCCAACCGCTTCGGGTCGAGTCCCATCTCGGGGCCGTTTCCCTGGCCCACAACGGAAATTTGGTCAATTCCTGGGAGCTCAGAAGCCAACTCGAAAAAGAAGGAAGTATCTTCCAAACTACGATCGATTCCGAAGTAATCGTTCACTTGATGGCTCGTTCGGGAGAATCCGATTTCCTCTCGGCGCTTTCTTCTGCGCTCAAAAAAGTGAGGGGCGCTTACTCGCTCGTCATTCTTACTAAATCCCAGCTGATCGCGGTGCGCGATCCGAACGGATTCCGTCCTTTGGTGATGGGCCGCCGTGAAGACGGTGCGATCGTATTCGCTTCCGAGACTTGTGCATTCGATATTACGGATACGAAATATGAAAGAGACGTGGAGCCGGGCGAGATGATCGTCGTGGATAAGAACGGAGTGAATTCTTATTACCCGTTCCCGAAAGCGACTCCTAGTCTTTGTATTTTCGAATATATTTATTTTGCAAGACCCGATTCCAATATCTTCGGCGAATCCGTTTACAAGGTTCGTAAGAACTTGGGAAGATTCTTAGCCAGAGAATTGCCGGTAGAAGCCGACGTTGTGATTCCCGTTCCCGACTCCGCGAGTATCGCGGCCTTGGGTTATGCGGAAGAATCCGGAATTTCTTATCAATCCGGTTTGATCCGTTCGCATTACATCGGAAGAACCTTTATCGAACCCGACCAAAAGATTCGAGACTTCGGAGCCAAGATCAAATACAACGTGGTTCGAAACGTCGTCGAAGGAAAACGAGTGATCGTGGTCGACGATTCCATCATGAGAGGGACTACGAGCCGAAAGATCATTAAGATGATTCGAAACGCAGGCGCTAAAGAAATCCATCTCAGAGTTTCCGCTCCTCCTACCATTTCTCCTTGCTACTACGGAATCGACATTCCGACTCACAACGAACTGATCGCCGCAACACATACCATCGAAGAGATTCGCAAATATCTAAGAGTGGATAGCATCGCGTATCTCTCCGTGGAATCTATGAACCGTGCGGTTCTGGATCACAAAGGCGGCGGATTCTGCAACGCTTGTTTTACGGCTCAATATCCCGTCGAGTTTCAGAGTGAAATCGGAAATCAGAAAAGTTTATTCAAAGAATATCAGGTGGAAGAAAGAGCCGTTTATTGA
- a CDS encoding ribonuclease D, producing the protein MQINSDYIVVDTIRSLQLVLINLSQADSISIDTESSGYYTYFSKVCLIQISAKGKNYIIDPLKLQNLDGLGTLFEDKKILKIFHSAIDDIKALKKDFGFKFVNIADTGFSSRLLDHEQYSLTYLVDYYHKIKLSKKEQKSNWEKRPLEKSQLQYAALDTVYLETIWEKMKEELTKRNLYEEALSEFDKIASEEPGGEGNSISMDKFPEILEYSADERRFIYDTLVFRDDKSRKLNKAPFRVFNNEKVVLLVKSRRDMAKLTEILGKKDAETLFQIYANPSGPPIQKSELFKKPGENLTNEEGERFKRLRIWRETIMSIRRMSHQMMPSNKMIAELAQKNPKTLEELGGMNLFSEWKVVHYGPSILAALENVPYESNIKGLIPINKKFE; encoded by the coding sequence ATGCAAATAAATTCCGATTACATAGTCGTAGATACAATTCGAAGCCTACAACTCGTTCTCATTAATTTGAGCCAGGCAGACTCCATATCCATAGATACCGAGTCCTCCGGTTATTATACGTATTTTTCCAAGGTCTGTCTGATTCAAATTTCGGCTAAGGGAAAAAATTACATCATCGATCCGTTAAAGCTACAAAACTTAGATGGTCTTGGAACCCTATTTGAAGATAAAAAAATTCTAAAAATATTCCATTCCGCCATTGATGATATAAAAGCGCTCAAAAAAGACTTCGGTTTTAAATTCGTGAATATCGCCGATACCGGATTCAGTTCCCGTCTTTTGGATCACGAGCAATATTCTCTCACGTATCTCGTGGATTATTATCATAAAATTAAACTTTCGAAGAAAGAACAGAAGTCTAATTGGGAAAAGCGCCCACTTGAAAAAAGCCAGCTTCAATACGCGGCTTTGGACACGGTTTATTTAGAAACGATTTGGGAAAAGATGAAGGAAGAACTCACCAAGAGAAACCTCTACGAGGAAGCTCTTTCCGAGTTCGACAAAATCGCATCCGAAGAACCGGGCGGAGAAGGGAATTCCATTTCGATGGATAAATTCCCCGAGATTTTGGAATACAGCGCGGACGAAAGAAGATTCATCTATGACACTTTGGTTTTTCGGGACGATAAATCCAGAAAGTTGAATAAGGCTCCCTTTCGAGTATTCAATAACGAGAAAGTGGTTCTTCTCGTAAAGTCGAGAAGAGACATGGCGAAGTTAACCGAAATTCTCGGCAAAAAAGACGCGGAAACCCTGTTTCAGATTTACGCAAATCCGAGCGGGCCTCCGATTCAAAAGTCCGAACTTTTTAAAAAGCCGGGCGAGAATCTGACGAACGAAGAAGGCGAACGTTTCAAACGTTTGAGAATTTGGAGAGAGACGATCATGTCCATCAGAAGAATGAGTCATCAGATGATGCCTTCGAATAAAATGATCGCGGAGCTTGCGCAAAAAAATCCGAAGACTCTCGAAGAGTTAGGTGGAATGAATCTTTTTTCGGAATGGAAAGTGGTTCATTACGGTCCTTCGATCCTCGCGGCTTTGGAAAACGTACCTTACGAATCGAATATCAAAGGATTGATTCCGATTAATAAAAAATTCGAATAA
- a CDS encoding NUDIX hydrolase — protein MRFDFQSLKDRLAVPQEIFTGIPTPPLGEEKSRASSVILPIYEKSDNEQGIILQKRNSNLKAHPGQISFPGGAHSKTDKNLLDTALREWEEEMGESSSVLEVLGEYDGLFTHTGFHISPFIARYNGSFSFNTNPEEVERSILLDLNRLETAPFYSIKIRRSGAREIEIYYFDLEEGLLWGATGRIIVNFLREYAGFEREATLVEPNLGSPPFFDPIRKFSKKN, from the coding sequence ATGAGATTTGATTTTCAATCGCTCAAAGATCGACTTGCAGTTCCTCAGGAAATTTTTACCGGAATTCCCACACCGCCGTTAGGAGAGGAAAAATCCAGAGCCTCTTCCGTAATTCTTCCCATCTACGAAAAATCGGATAACGAACAGGGAATCATTCTTCAAAAAAGGAATTCCAATTTAAAAGCACACCCCGGACAAATTTCTTTTCCAGGTGGAGCTCATTCCAAAACGGATAAGAATCTTTTGGATACTGCCTTAAGAGAATGGGAAGAGGAAATGGGAGAATCCAGTTCCGTTCTCGAAGTTTTGGGAGAATACGACGGCCTTTTTACACATACAGGATTTCATATTTCTCCGTTCATCGCGCGTTACAACGGATCCTTTTCCTTCAACACGAACCCGGAAGAAGTAGAACGTTCTATCCTACTCGATCTCAATCGACTGGAAACGGCTCCATTTTATTCGATAAAAATCCGAAGATCGGGTGCGAGAGAAATCGAAATTTATTATTTCGATCTGGAAGAAGGATTACTCTGGGGAGCCACCGGAAGAATTATCGTAAACTTTTTACGCGAATACGCTGGCTTTGAAAGAGAAGCAACCCTTGTAGAGCCGAATTTAGGAAGCCCTCCTTTTTTTGATCCGATCCGAAAATTCTCTAAAAAAAATTAA
- a CDS encoding LIMLP_16695 family PerRB-regulated protein, protein MKIIKNLFQTEMRNSFLKESFQEEEWYQSLINRPGIEERIPYFRTKAENKKTTAIVR, encoded by the coding sequence ATGAAGATCATCAAAAACTTGTTTCAAACCGAAATGCGCAATTCATTCTTAAAAGAAAGTTTTCAAGAAGAAGAATGGTATCAATCCTTGATCAACCGTCCCGGCATCGAAGAAAGAATTCCTTACTTCAGGACCAAAGCGGAAAATAAAAAAACTACAGCCATTGTACGATGA
- a CDS encoding RNA polymerase sigma factor, translating to MRENLPIVCNPEDWECIQKVLHGDFNSFEQLMNRYQGLVYSQAIKAFRNETEAEDFTQDIFLKAFESLSTFQGRSQFSTWLFVIARNEIIRRYRKEHPEVAGLDVLLLAENEKEKKSEISSEQETKLLKQESYEKIRKLVESLPELYRKPIALHYFENMSYKEISKKLNLKMNTLKSYIFRGKEIMRDWLNKEENEKQE from the coding sequence ATGAGGGAAAACCTTCCCATTGTATGCAACCCGGAAGACTGGGAGTGCATTCAAAAAGTTTTACACGGCGACTTCAATTCCTTCGAACAATTGATGAACCGGTATCAGGGATTGGTTTATTCTCAGGCGATCAAAGCCTTTCGTAACGAAACCGAAGCCGAAGACTTCACCCAAGATATTTTCTTAAAGGCATTCGAAAGTTTATCCACGTTCCAAGGGCGATCCCAATTCTCCACTTGGTTGTTCGTAATCGCAAGAAACGAAATCATCCGAAGATACCGAAAGGAACACCCGGAAGTCGCCGGACTCGACGTTCTTCTTCTCGCCGAAAACGAAAAAGAAAAGAAATCGGAAATCTCCTCCGAACAGGAAACAAAACTCTTAAAACAGGAAAGTTACGAGAAGATTCGAAAGCTCGTAGAAAGTCTGCCGGAACTCTATCGAAAGCCGATCGCTCTCCACTATTTTGAGAATATGTCCTATAAAGAAATTTCTAAAAAATTAAACTTGAAAATGAACACTTTGAAGAGTTATATTTTCAGGGGTAAGGAAATCATGAGAGATTGGTTAAACAAGGAAGAGAATGAAAAACAAGAATGA
- a CDS encoding response regulator: MKNQSGNPGQKVLVVDDEEDIAELIRFHLEENGYQVDTCQNGLEVLPKLEKNTPDLVILDLMLPGIGGMDLCKKIKEKYSMPIIMVTAKSGETEAVLGLELGADDYVRKPFSTRELIARVRSVLRRTKEGEEEEQFEGNITIGNIFLNLKAHKAFISNSEVDLTLIEYKILNLFMTNPGVAFTRDKLLDRVWGKDIYVTDRAVDVNIKRLRDKLGDEKERLETIRGIGYRFNEA; encoded by the coding sequence ATGAAAAACCAATCAGGGAACCCAGGGCAAAAAGTCCTCGTCGTTGACGATGAAGAAGACATAGCCGAGCTGATCCGATTCCACCTCGAAGAAAACGGCTACCAAGTCGACACTTGCCAAAACGGATTGGAAGTACTTCCGAAACTCGAAAAGAATACTCCGGACCTCGTCATTTTAGATCTTATGCTTCCGGGAATCGGCGGTATGGATCTTTGCAAGAAAATCAAGGAAAAGTATTCCATGCCGATCATTATGGTCACCGCCAAATCCGGGGAGACCGAAGCCGTTCTCGGACTCGAACTCGGCGCGGACGATTATGTTCGTAAACCTTTCAGCACAAGAGAATTGATCGCGAGAGTTCGTTCCGTTTTAAGAAGAACGAAAGAAGGCGAAGAAGAGGAACAATTCGAGGGAAACATCACCATCGGAAACATCTTTCTCAACTTGAAAGCGCATAAAGCATTTATAAGCAACTCCGAAGTCGATTTAACGTTGATCGAATATAAAATCCTGAATCTTTTCATGACCAACCCCGGCGTGGCGTTTACTCGGGACAAGTTATTGGATCGGGTTTGGGGAAAAGATATTTACGTTACCGACAGAGCTGTCGACGTAAATATTAAGAGATTGCGCGATAAACTCGGAGATGAAAAGGAAAGACTCGAGACTATACGCGGAATCGGCTATAGATTCAATGAGGCGTAG